Proteins found in one Prosthecobacter sp. genomic segment:
- a CDS encoding cation diffusion facilitator family transporter: MSHSTDATRAMRLSLAVGFLMLVLKVSAYVLTGSAAILGDAAESVVHVAAVMFATFSLGLLQKPADSDHPYGHSKIAFFSAGIEGGLIVVAALFIIYESVRRWFLHLPPANLDEGLALTALSIAINAALGTYLIRTGKRGSSLILESNGKHVLTDVWTSLGALVGLGLVALTGWHGWDPICGLLMAANIIWTGYGLMRQSVGGLMDSADPKLDAALDASLRRETEMHGLQFHALRHRDAGEMHYVEVHLLFQDDIMLRDAHRTATEIEHAVQASVDRPVLITTHLECQGDHDELHQHGEASDPNSKRA; the protein is encoded by the coding sequence ATGAGCCACTCCACTGATGCCACCCGCGCCATGCGGCTCTCGCTTGCCGTGGGATTTCTCATGCTCGTGCTCAAGGTGAGCGCGTATGTCCTCACCGGTTCCGCTGCGATCCTCGGCGATGCGGCGGAATCCGTCGTGCATGTCGCCGCCGTGATGTTTGCGACCTTCAGCCTCGGCCTGCTGCAAAAACCCGCCGATTCCGACCATCCCTACGGCCACAGCAAGATCGCCTTCTTCTCCGCCGGCATCGAGGGCGGCCTCATCGTCGTGGCGGCGTTGTTCATCATCTATGAATCCGTGCGCCGCTGGTTCCTGCACCTGCCGCCGGCCAACTTGGATGAAGGCCTGGCCCTTACCGCGCTCAGCATCGCCATCAATGCCGCGCTCGGCACGTATCTCATTCGCACCGGCAAGCGTGGCAGTTCATTGATCCTCGAATCGAATGGCAAGCATGTGCTCACCGATGTGTGGACCAGTCTCGGTGCGCTTGTGGGCCTCGGACTCGTCGCCTTGACCGGCTGGCATGGCTGGGACCCGATCTGCGGCCTTCTCATGGCCGCGAACATCATCTGGACCGGCTACGGCCTCATGCGCCAAAGCGTCGGCGGCTTGATGGACAGTGCGGACCCCAAGCTCGATGCCGCGCTCGACGCCTCCCTCCGCCGCGAAACCGAAATGCACGGCCTCCAATTCCATGCCCTGCGTCATCGCGATGCTGGAGAAATGCACTACGTCGAAGTGCATCTGCTGTTCCAGGACGACATCATGCTGCGCGACGCCCACCGCACCGCCACCGAGATCGAGCACGCCGTGCAGGCCAGCGTGGACCGCCCCGTGCTCATCACCACCCATCTCGAATGCCAGGGCGATCACGATGAACTCCACCAGCACGGCGAGGCCAGCGATCCGAACAGCAAGCGCGCATGA
- a CDS encoding HAD hydrolase-like protein: MPRLLLFDIDGTLIDSNGAGGAAILDAAEEHFGIQRDALPPLQLAGATDPAIAMDVFQHVNRQHSPEEVTAFLDRYLAHLQRRLQATDFSGYTLPGVVTLLEALRAESSAHLGLLTGNVRRGAVIKLSRHGIYEHFIDGGFGSDHHDRNQLGPVALQRMQDATGTRFDLADVIVIGDTPKDIRCAEAFGAKCLAVATGQYSSAELGALNPWRCVDSFADVSAMVDLLLRD, from the coding sequence ATGCCCCGCCTGCTCCTCTTCGACATCGACGGAACCCTGATCGACAGCAATGGCGCTGGCGGCGCGGCGATCCTTGATGCTGCGGAGGAACACTTCGGCATCCAACGCGATGCTTTGCCGCCGCTGCAACTCGCCGGAGCGACTGATCCGGCGATTGCGATGGATGTGTTTCAACATGTGAACCGCCAGCACTCGCCCGAGGAAGTCACCGCATTCCTCGACCGCTATCTCGCCCATCTTCAACGCCGGCTTCAAGCCACCGACTTCAGCGGCTACACGCTTCCGGGCGTGGTGACCTTGCTCGAAGCTCTGCGTGCCGAAAGCTCGGCTCATCTCGGCCTGCTGACCGGCAATGTGCGCCGTGGTGCGGTGATCAAACTCTCGCGCCATGGCATCTACGAGCATTTCATCGATGGCGGTTTCGGCAGCGATCATCACGACCGCAACCAGCTCGGTCCCGTGGCCCTGCAACGCATGCAGGACGCCACCGGAACGCGCTTTGATCTCGCCGATGTCATCGTCATCGGCGACACGCCGAAGGACATCCGCTGCGCCGAGGCCTTCGGCGCGAAATGCCTCGCCGTGGCCACCGGTCAGTACTCCAGCGCTGAGCTGGGCGCCCTGAATCCTTGGCGCTGTGTCGATTCATTTGCCGATGTGTCCGCGATGGTCGATTTGCTGCTGCGAGACTGA
- a CDS encoding thioesterase family protein, with amino-acid sequence MAHRFICSDRVHFSDTDMAGIVHFANFFRYMERVEHAFFRSLGFSIVDPPEHGDERVGWPRVHAACDYMAPLRFEEEFECELLVEEVRHKVIRHLIRFWKSDGVLAAEGRITAACVRKDPVTGKFKAIEIPQRFRDKIEAAPHELLKRPEKK; translated from the coding sequence ATGGCCCACCGCTTCATCTGCTCCGACCGCGTCCACTTCTCCGACACCGACATGGCCGGCATCGTCCATTTCGCCAACTTCTTCCGCTACATGGAGCGCGTCGAGCACGCGTTCTTCCGCAGCCTCGGATTCTCCATCGTCGATCCGCCGGAGCACGGTGACGAGCGTGTCGGCTGGCCCCGCGTGCATGCCGCGTGCGACTACATGGCCCCGCTGCGTTTCGAGGAAGAGTTTGAATGCGAGCTGCTGGTCGAGGAAGTGCGCCACAAGGTCATCCGCCACCTCATCCGCTTCTGGAAAAGCGACGGTGTCCTCGCCGCCGAAGGCCGCATCACCGCCGCCTGTGTCCGCAAAGACCCCGTCACCGGCAAATTCAAGGCCATCGAGATCCCCCAGCGCTTCCGCGACAAGATCGAGGCGGCACCGCATGAGTTGCTGAAAAGGCCGGAGAAAAAGTGA
- a CDS encoding cysteine desulfurase family protein, with protein sequence MIYLDANATTPVDPAVLEAMLPFLREHFANPSAGYSGGRVVRRAIEQARNEVAALLGAGPAEIIFTSGGTESISAVHASVRSLWPGKPELVITGTEHPAVIESARRWEAHGGKVVRVPVHHDGRVDLDALRALVRPGITALVSIMWVNNETGVIAPMSEIVGIAHAAGALVHTDAVQAAGKIHLDVRTVSVDFLSLSGHKMYAPKGVGALYVSQRVRFEPLIIGGGQENERRSGTENVPGIVALGKAAELARHHLDDGTKTRLHSMRDRFEHLVHAALSDMRIHGCRTHRLHTTSSFCLPEIDSAGMLILLEAAGIACSAGAACHTGALHPSHVLEVMGISARDAACTLRFSFHRFNTKAEAETAAHAVIDAAHKMRAERGDDSMVISS encoded by the coding sequence GTGATCTACCTCGACGCCAACGCCACCACGCCCGTCGATCCAGCCGTGCTGGAGGCGATGTTGCCGTTTTTGCGCGAGCACTTTGCCAATCCCTCTGCCGGCTACTCCGGCGGGCGCGTCGTGCGCCGGGCCATCGAGCAGGCACGCAACGAGGTGGCGGCCCTTCTCGGCGCTGGACCGGCGGAGATCATCTTCACCAGCGGCGGCACAGAGTCGATCAGTGCCGTGCATGCCTCGGTGCGCTCTCTGTGGCCGGGAAAGCCGGAACTCGTCATCACCGGCACGGAGCATCCCGCTGTGATTGAATCCGCCCGCCGCTGGGAGGCGCATGGCGGCAAGGTCGTCCGCGTGCCCGTGCATCACGACGGTCGCGTTGATCTCGACGCGCTGCGTGCGCTCGTCCGCCCCGGCATCACTGCGCTCGTTTCTATCATGTGGGTGAACAACGAGACGGGTGTCATCGCTCCGATGAGCGAAATCGTCGGCATTGCACATGCCGCTGGCGCGCTGGTGCATACGGACGCTGTGCAGGCCGCAGGAAAAATTCACCTCGATGTCCGAACGGTGTCTGTCGATTTTCTCAGCCTCAGCGGACATAAGATGTATGCGCCAAAAGGTGTCGGCGCGCTTTACGTCAGCCAGCGTGTGCGTTTTGAGCCGTTGATCATCGGCGGCGGGCAAGAAAACGAGCGCCGCAGCGGCACGGAAAATGTCCCCGGCATCGTCGCCCTCGGCAAAGCCGCCGAACTCGCCCGCCACCATCTCGACGACGGCACCAAGACCCGCCTCCACTCCATGCGCGACCGCTTTGAGCACCTTGTCCATGCCGCTTTGTCGGACATGCGCATTCACGGCTGCCGCACGCACCGTTTGCACACGACGAGCTCGTTCTGCCTGCCCGAGATCGACTCCGCAGGCATGCTCATCCTGCTGGAAGCAGCCGGCATCGCCTGCTCCGCCGGTGCCGCCTGCCACACCGGGGCATTGCATCCCTCCCATGTTCTTGAGGTGATGGGCATCAGCGCCCGCGACGCCGCCTGCACCCTGCGTTTTTCCTTCCACCGCTTCAACACCAAGGCCGAGGCCGAAACCGCCGCCCATGCCGTGATCGACGCCGCGCACAAAATGCGTGCCGAACGCGGCGATGACAGCATGGTGATCTCTTCATAA
- the serS gene encoding serine--tRNA ligase, producing the protein MLDIRLIRDNPDSVKQRLANRSGDFASLVDEVLAIDTQRRAAETERQKLQSDRNRISKEIGIAKKNGQDTSAIEAEVRGIGSRIEEIGREADVADALQRDLLLSIPNLPHEACPVGSTAEENPEVRVWGVKPSHAFQPKDHTVLGAALGILDFEAGAKITGSAFVVYRGAGARLERALISFLLDLHTTQHGYLEISPPLLVKAECLVGTGQLPKFGDQVYHSAEDDLYLIPTAEVPVTNLHRDEILPLEKLPINYAAYTPCFRREAGSAGLGTRGLIRMHQFDKVELVKITTPETSMAELESLTGNAEKVLQLLGLHYRVIELCTGDIGFGSAKTYDIEVWAPGQGTYLEVSSCSNFGDYQARRMNLRYKDENGKNRIPHTLNGSGTALARLFVALVETYQQADGTILIPEVLRGHFGSEKIG; encoded by the coding sequence ATGCTCGACATCCGCCTCATTCGCGACAATCCAGATTCGGTCAAACAGCGCCTCGCCAATCGCAGCGGCGATTTTGCGTCCCTGGTCGATGAAGTGCTGGCGATCGACACACAGCGGCGCGCGGCGGAGACGGAACGGCAGAAATTGCAGAGCGACCGCAACCGCATCAGCAAGGAGATCGGCATCGCGAAGAAGAACGGCCAGGACACCAGCGCCATTGAGGCGGAGGTGCGCGGGATTGGCAGCCGCATCGAGGAGATCGGTCGCGAGGCCGATGTGGCGGATGCGCTTCAGCGTGATCTGCTGTTGAGCATTCCCAATTTGCCGCATGAGGCTTGTCCGGTTGGCAGCACTGCGGAGGAGAATCCCGAAGTGCGCGTGTGGGGTGTGAAGCCGTCGCATGCGTTTCAGCCGAAGGATCACACGGTGCTCGGTGCCGCGCTGGGCATCCTCGATTTCGAAGCCGGCGCGAAGATCACGGGCAGTGCGTTTGTGGTGTATCGCGGTGCTGGCGCTCGTTTGGAACGCGCCTTGATCAGCTTCCTGCTCGATCTGCACACGACGCAGCACGGCTATCTTGAAATCAGTCCGCCGCTGCTGGTGAAGGCGGAGTGCCTTGTCGGCACCGGTCAGTTGCCGAAGTTTGGCGATCAGGTCTATCACAGCGCGGAAGACGATCTGTATCTCATTCCGACCGCCGAAGTGCCAGTGACGAATCTGCATCGTGATGAAATCCTGCCGCTGGAGAAGCTGCCGATCAATTACGCGGCCTACACACCTTGCTTCCGTCGTGAGGCTGGCAGCGCCGGTCTCGGCACGCGCGGTTTGATTCGCATGCATCAGTTCGACAAGGTGGAGCTGGTGAAAATCACCACGCCGGAGACGAGCATGGCCGAATTGGAGAGTCTGACGGGCAATGCCGAAAAGGTGCTGCAGCTTCTCGGCCTGCATTATCGCGTGATCGAGCTTTGCACCGGCGACATCGGCTTTGGTTCGGCCAAGACCTACGACATCGAGGTCTGGGCGCCGGGGCAGGGAACGTACCTCGAAGTTTCGAGCTGCTCGAACTTCGGCGACTACCAGGCCCGCCGCATGAACCTGCGCTACAAGGACGAAAACGGCAAAAACCGCATCCCGCACACGCTGAACGGCTCCGGCACGGCCCTGGCACGTTTGTTCGTGGCGTTGGTCGAAACGTATCAGCAGGCGGATGGAACGATTTTGATTCCTGAAGTCCTGCGTGGTCACTTTGGCTCCGAGAAGATCGGCTGA
- a CDS encoding serine protease, with the protein MKIVCMLTFMLVSAGIAGAQAPGVPVYAEGRGSRPNAVLMEQAKKLQGESALLSLTKVTEQSKQTTCSLNLPAADTQPLAPRERWQRARMSHIRVGAFFLCSKCERWHLDLAGGYAITADGAVATCAHVIAPPPNLKEGWLVAVTEDDVLLPVTEVLACNNGTDCAIIRVKSDKPLTPLPLGFDVSPGDPVWCFSDPSGKRGYFSEGIVSRFVKRPFMRKKEAEKLPEGAEMPTPVWLETTTDWAPGSSGSAVIDQFGNCVGHVSEIQSVLEDPLPVRKKGVNSTASQQRGTLIIFHQAIAAGEIKALVRKP; encoded by the coding sequence ATGAAAATCGTCTGCATGCTCACCTTCATGCTGGTTTCGGCCGGCATTGCTGGAGCACAGGCTCCAGGGGTGCCGGTGTATGCCGAAGGGCGTGGATCGCGACCCAACGCGGTCCTGATGGAGCAGGCGAAGAAGTTGCAGGGCGAATCTGCCTTGCTCTCGCTCACGAAAGTGACGGAGCAGTCAAAACAAACGACTTGTTCTCTCAATTTGCCTGCCGCGGACACGCAGCCGCTCGCGCCGCGCGAGCGCTGGCAGCGCGCAAGGATGTCGCACATCCGCGTCGGCGCGTTTTTCCTGTGCTCGAAGTGCGAACGCTGGCATCTCGATCTCGCGGGCGGTTACGCCATCACTGCGGACGGTGCTGTAGCGACGTGCGCGCATGTCATCGCGCCGCCGCCGAACTTGAAGGAAGGCTGGCTCGTGGCAGTCACGGAGGACGATGTGCTGCTACCTGTCACCGAAGTGCTCGCCTGCAACAACGGCACCGACTGCGCCATCATCCGCGTGAAGTCAGACAAGCCGCTCACACCGCTGCCGCTGGGCTTTGATGTGAGTCCAGGGGATCCGGTGTGGTGCTTCAGTGATCCGAGCGGCAAACGCGGCTATTTCAGCGAGGGCATCGTGAGCCGTTTTGTGAAGCGGCCCTTCATGCGGAAAAAAGAGGCGGAGAAACTGCCCGAAGGTGCGGAAATGCCGACTCCCGTATGGCTGGAGACCACGACGGATTGGGCGCCGGGATCGAGTGGGTCGGCGGTGATCGACCAATTTGGCAACTGCGTCGGCCACGTCTCTGAAATCCAGTCCGTGCTCGAAGATCCGCTGCCGGTGCGCAAAAAAGGCGTGAACAGCACCGCCAGCCAGCAACGCGGCACGCTGATCATTTTCCATCAGGCCATCGCGGCTGGGGAGATCAAGGCGCTGGTGAGAAAACCTTGA
- a CDS encoding prolyl oligopeptidase family serine peptidase: MRLVPIAIVLCYVASAFAQTAGVKSHRDLVYVEGGHERHKLDLYLPEKAVGPLPLIIWVHGGGWQNGSKDGCPPLRGGYLERGYAVASINYRLSGHAVFPAQIEDCKAAIRWLRAHAKEYGLDTKRFGVWGSSAGGHLVALIGTSGDVKEFDVGANLDQSSRVQAVCDYFGPTDFTVFVTTPGYESHATDSSPEAKLIGGAVMQNKDKAARVNSITYVSKDDPPFLIVHGDKDPTVPINQSQLLFEALKKSEVSAHFHTIHGAGHGGPGFAGQDIDEMVSTFFDQKLKSSDTKTEALRTENTTDAAMKERDPRKGMPPAGARRGIPWEAISSRDDKNKDGKVSQDEFSGPPPLFQRLDKNGDGMLTREEHEGIQASPQAPAPDVSKPNAAMKGFQLDGERWTYRDGDFAMDGILLKPEGRGPFPAVLISHGMGGNAQSFGMMKARDMVKWGMVCIAPNYTHAGAGGDRAKFGASAENILRASTCLDILRTMPEVDATRLAAYGHSMGGFVTIGLASTKVDAVKAAAITGSGISPQAGYAAPATDAAAKIRVPFLMLHGSNDTTVRPEQSAALKQVLDKNKVANDRLVADGQGHPIDQTMRDEVFRLIREWFTKHGVLKP; this comes from the coding sequence ATGAGACTCGTGCCCATCGCCATCGTTCTTTGCTATGTCGCTTCCGCCTTTGCCCAGACTGCGGGCGTGAAATCGCATCGCGACTTGGTTTACGTCGAGGGCGGGCACGAACGGCACAAACTTGATCTCTACTTGCCTGAGAAAGCAGTCGGGCCGCTGCCGCTCATCATCTGGGTGCATGGCGGCGGCTGGCAAAACGGCAGCAAGGATGGCTGCCCGCCGCTGCGTGGCGGTTACCTTGAGCGCGGTTATGCGGTGGCGAGCATCAATTATCGCCTCAGTGGCCACGCGGTGTTTCCGGCGCAGATCGAGGACTGCAAGGCGGCGATTCGTTGGCTGCGTGCGCATGCGAAGGAATATGGTCTCGACACGAAGCGCTTCGGCGTGTGGGGCAGTTCGGCAGGCGGGCATCTCGTGGCGCTGATCGGCACAAGCGGCGATGTGAAGGAGTTCGACGTGGGCGCGAATCTGGATCAATCCAGCCGCGTGCAGGCGGTGTGCGATTACTTTGGACCGACGGACTTCACTGTGTTCGTCACCACGCCGGGTTATGAGAGCCATGCGACAGATTCCTCTCCCGAAGCGAAACTCATCGGCGGCGCGGTGATGCAGAACAAGGACAAGGCCGCCCGCGTGAACTCGATCACCTATGTCAGCAAAGACGATCCGCCTTTTCTTATCGTGCATGGCGACAAAGATCCCACCGTGCCCATCAATCAAAGCCAGCTCTTGTTTGAGGCGCTCAAGAAGTCGGAGGTGAGCGCGCATTTTCACACGATTCATGGCGCAGGCCACGGCGGGCCGGGTTTCGCGGGCCAGGATATCGACGAGATGGTCAGCACGTTCTTTGACCAGAAACTCAAGAGCAGTGATACCAAGACCGAAGCGCTCAGGACAGAGAACACGACTGATGCGGCGATGAAGGAACGCGATCCGCGCAAGGGGATGCCGCCCGCCGGTGCGCGACGCGGCATTCCCTGGGAAGCGATCTCCAGCCGAGATGACAAGAACAAGGACGGCAAGGTCAGCCAGGACGAGTTCAGCGGTCCGCCGCCGCTTTTTCAACGCCTCGACAAAAATGGTGATGGCATGCTGACACGTGAAGAACATGAAGGCATTCAAGCATCACCGCAGGCTCCAGCACCAGATGTGAGCAAACCAAATGCCGCGATGAAAGGCTTTCAACTCGACGGCGAGCGCTGGACCTATCGCGATGGCGATTTCGCCATGGATGGCATCTTGTTGAAACCGGAGGGCAGGGGGCCGTTTCCAGCGGTGCTCATCAGCCATGGCATGGGCGGCAATGCGCAGAGCTTTGGGATGATGAAGGCGCGTGACATGGTGAAATGGGGCATGGTGTGCATCGCGCCGAATTACACGCATGCCGGTGCCGGAGGAGACCGCGCAAAGTTCGGTGCGAGCGCTGAAAACATCCTCCGTGCGAGCACCTGTCTCGATATTTTGCGCACGATGCCCGAAGTCGATGCCACGCGCCTCGCCGCCTACGGGCACAGCATGGGCGGCTTCGTCACCATCGGCCTCGCATCGACGAAAGTGGATGCGGTGAAGGCCGCTGCGATCACCGGCAGCGGCATTTCTCCACAAGCGGGCTATGCGGCTCCTGCCACCGATGCAGCGGCGAAAATTCGCGTGCCGTTTCTCATGCTGCATGGCAGCAATGACACCACCGTGCGCCCAGAGCAGTCCGCAGCACTCAAGCAGGTGCTCGACAAGAACAAGGTGGCCAACGACCGCCTCGTCGCCGACGGGCAGGGACATCCCATCGATCAGACCATGCGCGACGAGGTCTTCCGGCTCATCCGCGAGTGGTTCACGAAGCATGGCGTGCTCAAGCCATGA
- a CDS encoding FAD-dependent protein, translated as MLQLSQVLLPVDHRDDDLRAAVLKLLGVRDDEVISLKVKQRAIDARRGHVEFSFTLLVEVKDEVRVLKRIGNSPRIGLAADETYREIARQVAHSPSLRPVIVGTGPCGLFCGLLLARAGLKPLLLERGKAAGDRARDVTGFWRRGWDFNAESNVQFGEGGAGTFSDGKLYTQIRDREHRIPWLLREMVAAGAPEDILIKSRPHIGTDRLIKVVRHVREEIIALGGEVRFGARVADVVIEDGVMRAVTLADGATIEGSRFIFGIGHSSRDTFYMLHRHGVPFEAKPFSIGVRIEHPQRLIDRTLYGKWAGDARLGSAPYKFVAHCGTGRAAYSFCMCPGGLVVAASSEPGMIVTNGMSSYAREEANANSGFMVDVRPADMPAGDVLAGIEFQRSIERRAFVLGGGNYHAPAQLLGDLMAGRASTGPGTVAPSYQPGVVWTDLRECLPEYTIETIHEAIPRINKSLPGFALEDAVLTGVETRSSSPARIPRDPQTLECISVKHFYPAGEGAGYAGGIISAAADGMRVAEAILREG; from the coding sequence ATGCTGCAGCTCTCCCAGGTTCTCCTTCCCGTCGATCATCGCGATGATGATCTGCGTGCTGCGGTGCTGAAACTGCTCGGTGTGCGCGATGACGAGGTGATCAGCCTCAAGGTGAAGCAGCGGGCGATTGATGCGCGGCGTGGTCATGTCGAGTTCAGCTTCACGCTGCTGGTCGAAGTGAAGGACGAGGTGCGGGTGCTGAAGCGCATCGGCAACAGTCCGCGCATCGGCCTGGCTGCCGATGAAACGTATCGCGAGATTGCCCGGCAGGTGGCGCATTCGCCGTCGTTACGGCCGGTGATCGTCGGCACCGGGCCGTGCGGCTTGTTTTGCGGCCTGCTGCTGGCGCGTGCGGGCCTCAAACCACTGCTGCTGGAGCGTGGCAAGGCGGCGGGCGATCGTGCGCGCGATGTGACCGGCTTTTGGCGACGTGGCTGGGATTTTAACGCCGAATCGAACGTGCAGTTTGGCGAAGGCGGTGCCGGAACCTTCTCGGATGGCAAGCTCTACACGCAGATTCGTGACCGCGAGCACCGCATCCCCTGGTTGCTGCGTGAAATGGTCGCCGCAGGCGCTCCCGAAGATATTTTGATCAAAAGCAGGCCGCACATCGGCACGGACCGGCTCATCAAGGTCGTGCGGCATGTGCGTGAGGAAATCATCGCCCTCGGTGGCGAGGTGCGTTTCGGCGCACGCGTGGCGGATGTGGTGATCGAGGACGGCGTGATGCGTGCCGTGACGCTGGCGGATGGCGCAACCATCGAAGGTTCGCGTTTCATCTTCGGCATCGGCCACAGCTCGCGAGACACGTTTTACATGCTGCACCGGCATGGCGTGCCGTTTGAGGCGAAACCGTTCTCCATCGGTGTGCGCATCGAGCACCCGCAGCGTTTGATCGACCGTACGCTCTACGGCAAATGGGCCGGGGATGCGCGGCTTGGCTCCGCGCCCTACAAGTTTGTGGCGCACTGCGGTACGGGCCGCGCGGCCTATAGCTTCTGCATGTGTCCCGGTGGTCTCGTCGTCGCCGCCTCGTCCGAGCCGGGCATGATCGTGACCAACGGCATGAGCAGCTATGCGCGGGAGGAGGCGAACGCGAACAGCGGCTTCATGGTCGATGTGCGGCCCGCAGACATGCCGGCGGGTGATGTGCTGGCGGGGATCGAGTTTCAGCGCAGCATCGAGCGCCGTGCCTTCGTGCTCGGCGGCGGGAACTACCACGCGCCGGCGCAACTGCTGGGCGATTTGATGGCAGGACGTGCCTCCACCGGCCCAGGAACAGTCGCACCCTCCTATCAGCCCGGCGTGGTATGGACGGATCTACGCGAGTGTTTGCCCGAATACACGATTGAAACCATCCATGAGGCGATTCCGCGCATCAACAAGAGTCTGCCCGGCTTTGCGCTCGAAGATGCCGTGCTCACCGGCGTCGAAACCCGCAGTTCTTCTCCGGCACGCATTCCGCGTGATCCGCAGACGCTCGAATGCATCAGCGTGAAGCATTTTTATCCTGCGGGTGAAGGCGCGGGCTATGCCGGCGGCATCATTTCCGCCGCCGCAGACGGCATGCGCGTGGCCGAGGCGATTTTACGCGAGGGCTGA